The Maledivibacter sp. genomic interval GAAAGCCCTTAGATGATTTATATATTCTAGATATATGTCATGATTGTATGACTAGCTCCCATTTTTTTAATAGAGCAATTTCGTGTTTGGAGTATGATGAATTAGCTAAGAAAATTATTTATGATTTGAAGTATCATAAAAAAAGATATATTTCATATCATATAGCTGAAATCATGTATGATAGACTTAAAATAGAGGATATGGATGGCTTTGATATGATTATACCTGTACCACTTCATGGCCTTAAAGAAAGGGAGCGGGGCTTTAATCAAACATATCTAATAGGCAAGTACCTAAGTAGGATGACTGAAAAAGAAGTGAACAGAAAAATTCTTGTAAGGACAAAAAACACAATAACTCAGAATAAATTATCAAGAGAAGAAAGACGAAGTAATTTAGAAAGAGCCTTTCAAGTAATAAACAAAGAAAATATAGACAAGAAGGGCATATTACTTGTAGATGATATTTTTACTACTGGTTCAACGGTGAATGAATGTAGTCGTGTATTGCTTGAAAATGGAGCTAAGACCGTATATGTAGCTACCTTTGCCACCGGTAGAAATGACTATTTATAGGTAAGGTGTATAGGGTTTGGGGTCAATCTTAATTTATACACCGGGAGAATCCATAGAATCATGGCATATTTCACCATGTATAAGTTAAGTTATACTATGAAAACCCTATATTTATGTTATAATATTTTAATAATGAAGTATAGAGGGGGCATTTAGAATTGAATATAAGGAACTGTAAAGAGTGTGGTAGGCTATTTCAATACGACGGAATAAGTAAGCTGTGCTATAGATGTAGAAAAAAAGACGATGAAGATTTTAGAATAGTTAAGGATTTTTTATATGAAAATCCAAAGGAAACCATAACAGTTGTATCCGAAGAAACTGATGTTTCAGAGGAAAAGATTTTACGTTATCTTAGGGAAGGTAAGCTTGAAATAGTTGGAGAAAATCCTGGTATATTATTGGACTGTGAAAGCTGTGGAAAGGCCATAAGAACAGGGCGATATTGTGAGAAATGCGCTCAAAATATGGAAAGAGGATTAAAATCTGGCTTTGAAAGAAAAGAGAAACTGAACACAAACCAAAGCTCCTCTGGTAATAAAATGCATATAACTGAATTTACGAAGAAAAGAAGATAAATATGATGACTATAGCCCTATACTTTGATACAATACAATTAGTAATATCAAAAGTATAGGGCTTTTTTAGATTGAATCAAGTTGAAGCTGCCGTCACTAATTTAGGTGAGAATGTTAAATTTATAAAACATAAAGAGTTTCAAAATGAGGAAAGTATTTTTAAATTAAAAGAAAGCTTAAAGATTGGGAAATAATCATATTTCAAATTCTTTATAGCCAAGGTAGATTCAAAAAATATCAAATGAATAAAAAAATATTAATAAACACCCCATCTCTGCCGATAATATAAATAGTAATATCGGTAGAGATGGGGTGTTTTTATGAAAATATTTAATAATACAAATGTACAAAAGGTATTGGGGTCCTATAAGAGTAATATGACAAAGGCTGAGAAAACAAATAAAACCTACGAAAAAAAAGATAAAATTGAAATTTCATCTAAAGCTAGGGATTTTCAGGTGGCAATGAATGCATTTAAAGAGCTGCCAGATGTTAGGGAAGAAAACATATCAAATATAAAAAGTGCCATAGCTTCTGGAAACTATAATCCATCGGCTGAAGAAACTATTGATAAGATGTTTGAAAGAGTAAGTTTTGATCAAAAAGTTTAAAAATTGAGCTGACAAATCGGAGGTTGAATAGATGAGTAAATCCGTAGAGCAGTTAATACTAGCCCTTGATAAGGAATATGAAATATATAAAGAGGTGCTAGAAGTAGCAAAACAGAAGAAACAAATAATAGTAGAAGGTAAAATGAAAGAATTAGATGATATTACAAGTAAAGAACAAGCCATAATACTTAGCATAGGAAAGCTTGAAAGTATCAGAGAAGCTATATTAAAAAATATAGTTAATGAGTTAGATATTGATGAAGCTCAAAATATATCTCAGCTTTCCAAATATTTAGATGATAAATCAAAAAAGAAAATATTAGCTATAAGGGATAAATTTAAGGATATATTAATTGGTGTTAGGAATCAAAATGATTTAAATAACAAGCTTATACAGCAATCCCTTGAATACATAGAGTTTAATAAAAATCTATTAACAAGTTTAGAAAATCAGGGCAGTACTTATAGTTCAAATGCAGATGAAAAAGATATCAAGATAAAGAATAATTTATTTGATGCAAAAATATAGAGGTGGGATGATAAATGAGTTCTACATTTTTTGGATTTAATATAGCTCGTTCAGGTATTTTTGCCAGTCAAAGAGCTTTAAATATAACTTCGCATAATATTTCTAATGCCAATACCGAAGGATATTCAAGACAAAGACTTGAAGTAAAGCAGTCAACTCCAATGCTTTTACCAAGTGGGCAAGGAATGATTGGTACTGGAGTAGAAACAGAAAATATTATTCAGATAAGAAATGAATTCTTAGATTATAAATACAGAGGAGAAAACATGTCCTATGGGGAATGGAATGCAAAATTCAAGAACTTGGATAATATCCAAGCTGTATTTAATGAACCTTCCAAGTCTGGAATTCAAACGGTATTATCTCAGTTTTTTAGTTCCATTAGTGAACTAAGTAAGAAACCAGGAAATCTTACAAATAGAGCCTTAGTTAGACAAAGGGCTATAGCCCTTACGACGAATATTAACCATATGGCAAGTAAATTTGAAAAGCTTCAAACCGATACGGACTTTGAAATATGTACCACTGTAGACGAGATAAATGGATACTCTGAGCAGATAAGAAAGCTAAATGAATCAATACATAAATCAGAGCTTGATGGAAGCAAGGCAAATGACCTAAGGGACCAAAGGAATCTACTGGTAGATAAGCTTTCAGAACTAGTAAATGTAGATTGCTACGAGGATAATCAAAATAGATTTAATGTTCTTGTTAATGGAAAACCATTGGTATCTCATTTTAGATGTAATAAGCTTGAATATAATGTGAGGGCCACTAAGTTAAATCCGGGTGTGGATGCTGAAAATCTCCATGATATCAAATGGGATGATGGATCCAGCTTTAGTCCAAGGACTGGGAAAATAAAGGCACTTTTGGATATAAGGGACAATGTCTCTGGAGATAATAAGGGTATACCCTTTTACATGAAAAAGCTTAATGAGTTTGCCGATGGATTTGCCGAGGAAATGAATAGGATTCATAAATCGGGATATGATTTAGATAAAAATACGGGGATTAATTTCTTTACTATTAATGGAATGTCCTCGACTGAGTATGAAACACATCTGATAAATAATGGCTTAAATAAGGGAGCAGCAGTAGAAGTAACTAGCTCTGTTACCTCTGGATTATCAGGACTTACTGGAGAAGAAAAGAAAAAGAAAATTCGCCAGAATATAGAAAACGTTCTTAAAAGTGATCCGACCTATGAAGGAAAGACTGTAAAGCTTTTAAGTGGAGGTAAATACTATGTAGTAGATAAGATATCGGCTAAAGATCTTACCATATCCAAAGATATCCAAGACAGTGATAAGGGGCTAAACAAAATAGCAGCTTCAAGTGAAGGTGACCCTAATTTACCTGGAAACGGATTAAATGCCATTGCCATGGTAGATATCAGACATGATACAGAACTTTTTGGAACAGGCAGCCCGGAGGACTTTGTAACATCTTTGATATCAAACCTTGGTGTTGATGCTCAAGCGGCTGAGAGAATGAAGGACAATCAAATAGTTTTGATAAAACAAGTGGAAAATAGCAGACAATCGGTATCGGGAGTCTCCCTAGATGAAGAAATGACCAATATGATTAAATTTCAACATTCCTTCAACGCTAACTCTAGAATGATAACAGCTATGGATGAGATGATAGATACAATAGTAAATAGAATGGGAACAGTAGGAAGATAGGATTTTAGAGTTTGAGTGATGAAAGAAAGAAGGGGGTTTAAAGCTTTATGCGAGTTACAAACAATATGATTATGAGTAATACTATGTATAATCTAAATAGAAATCTTTCAAATATGAATAAAAGATACACCCAGCTTTCCACAGGAAAAAGGGTGAACAAGCCCTCCGATGATCCTGTAAGTGCATCCAAGGCATTAAAACTCAGGGCAGATGTGTCGGAGATAGAGCAGCATCAAAGAAATACTAAGGATGCTTTGTCTTGGTTGGATATTACTGAATCAGCCGTAGATAATTTACAGGATGTTTTACATAGGGCCAAGGAGCTTACAGTTCAGGCTGCAACAGGAACCATGGGTAAGGATGATAGAGAAAAGGTAGTTTCTGAGATAAAACAGCTAAAAGAACAGATAATGCAGATTGGGAACACTACATATGCTGGAAGATACATATTTTCAGGTTTCCAGACGGATAAAAAGCTCTTTGATGATCCTAAAGGCGATGGTACATATAATATAGATGTTACTGGAAACCAAAATATTAGTTATCAAATTGCTGTAGGGGAACAAATAGAAGTGGGTGTATTTGGTACTGAATTGTTTGGAAAGGATGGCTCCGGTACTAAAAGCGAAGTTGTTAAAGATTTTGATGATTTAATTACACGATTGGAGGCAGAGCCTAGGGGTGATGTTAAAGATTCCGTAGCTAAAATAGAAGCGCATCTAGACAACACATTAAAGGTTAGAGGGGAGATAGGTGCTAAAACAAATAGACTACAATTAGTTGAAAAAAGGTTAGAAAAGGACGCGATAAACTTTACCGAATTGCTTAGTGAGAATGAAGACGTGGACATGGCAGAAACAATAATGCATCTGAAAATGGAAGAAAGTGTATATAGAGCATCACTATCTGCTGGAGCCCAAGTTATTCAACCTACTCTTTTAGATTTTATTAGATAGTTATAGGGATTTTAGTATAGACATTAACTTATACAAGTCCAAAATGCTCAGAATTATGGCATATTTGTCCGTGTATAAGTTGATCTATACTATGAAAACCCTATATACCTAATAAAATCTAAATTTATATGGAGGTAACTTATGGATTTAATGATAACCACGACTAATGGGGCTATTGGTATAAATGCTATTCAAGGGAAAATGAATATTGATTATGGAAAGTCAAACTTTAATATACAAACTGAAAATCCAGAGATAGATATAAATATAACCCATCCTAAGGTAGAAATAGATCAAACTAAGCCCTTGGCTGAAATGGGACTTCAGGATATCTTTGATTTCATTAAGAATAATGCAAGTAGGGGTAGACAAGCAGCTTTAAATGGAATAGGTAAAATAGCTAGTCAAGGAAATGAATTGGCTAGCATTGAAACTGGAAGTAATGTCATATCGAGACAAGCTCAGTATAATGCCTTTAAACAGTATAAAAGAGAAGTGAATATAGATTTTATACCTAAAAGCAGGCCGGAGATAGATTTACGAGAAGGTATAGTTAACATTAATTTAGAAGAAGGGGAAGTGGAAATTGACAATGAGCCTCAGGAAGTCAATTTAAACTTTAATAAAGGGCAAGTGAAAATATATCTCAGACAAAAACCTTCTATAGCTATAGAGTATATAGGGAAGAATTTAGATATGAACATATGAATGGAGGAAAAGCATGAAACTGAATACCAAGCATTTTGGAGAAATAGAAATTAATGAAGAAAATATTATATTCTTCGCAGAAGGAATTCCAGCGTTTGAATATGCAAAAAAATATATAATGATTGAAAATCCTAATTCAGAACTTCCTTTTAATTGGTTACAAGGAGTAGATGAACCAGACTTAGTATTCGTTATAGTTGATCCTTTTCTATTCAAAAAAGATTATGATTTTGATATACCCCAAAGAGCTATAGATG includes:
- a CDS encoding DUF6470 family protein; the protein is MDLMITTTNGAIGINAIQGKMNIDYGKSNFNIQTENPEIDINITHPKVEIDQTKPLAEMGLQDIFDFIKNNASRGRQAALNGIGKIASQGNELASIETGSNVISRQAQYNAFKQYKREVNIDFIPKSRPEIDLREGIVNINLEEGEVEIDNEPQEVNLNFNKGQVKIYLRQKPSIAIEYIGKNLDMNI
- a CDS encoding MerR family transcriptional regulator, with protein sequence MNIRNCKECGRLFQYDGISKLCYRCRKKDDEDFRIVKDFLYENPKETITVVSEETDVSEEKILRYLREGKLEIVGENPGILLDCESCGKAIRTGRYCEKCAQNMERGLKSGFERKEKLNTNQSSSGNKMHITEFTKKRR
- the flgK gene encoding flagellar hook-associated protein FlgK — its product is MSSTFFGFNIARSGIFASQRALNITSHNISNANTEGYSRQRLEVKQSTPMLLPSGQGMIGTGVETENIIQIRNEFLDYKYRGENMSYGEWNAKFKNLDNIQAVFNEPSKSGIQTVLSQFFSSISELSKKPGNLTNRALVRQRAIALTTNINHMASKFEKLQTDTDFEICTTVDEINGYSEQIRKLNESIHKSELDGSKANDLRDQRNLLVDKLSELVNVDCYEDNQNRFNVLVNGKPLVSHFRCNKLEYNVRATKLNPGVDAENLHDIKWDDGSSFSPRTGKIKALLDIRDNVSGDNKGIPFYMKKLNEFADGFAEEMNRIHKSGYDLDKNTGINFFTINGMSSTEYETHLINNGLNKGAAVEVTSSVTSGLSGLTGEEKKKKIRQNIENVLKSDPTYEGKTVKLLSGGKYYVVDKISAKDLTISKDIQDSDKGLNKIAASSEGDPNLPGNGLNAIAMVDIRHDTELFGTGSPEDFVTSLISNLGVDAQAAERMKDNQIVLIKQVENSRQSVSGVSLDEEMTNMIKFQHSFNANSRMITAMDEMIDTIVNRMGTVGR
- a CDS encoding flagellar protein FlgN; this translates as MSKSVEQLILALDKEYEIYKEVLEVAKQKKQIIVEGKMKELDDITSKEQAIILSIGKLESIREAILKNIVNELDIDEAQNISQLSKYLDDKSKKKILAIRDKFKDILIGVRNQNDLNNKLIQQSLEYIEFNKNLLTSLENQGSTYSSNADEKDIKIKNNLFDAKI
- the fliW gene encoding flagellar assembly protein FliW yields the protein MKLNTKHFGEIEINEENIIFFAEGIPAFEYAKKYIMIENPNSELPFNWLQGVDEPDLVFVIVDPFLFKKDYDFDIPQRAIDDLSIESAEDLYICCIVTVPQDVANTTMNLEAPIIVNNKNNRAKQVVLENDGYKVKYKIFRKLKA
- the flgM gene encoding flagellar biosynthesis anti-sigma factor FlgM; amino-acid sequence: MKIFNNTNVQKVLGSYKSNMTKAEKTNKTYEKKDKIEISSKARDFQVAMNAFKELPDVREENISNIKSAIASGNYNPSAEETIDKMFERVSFDQKV
- the flgL gene encoding flagellar hook-associated protein FlgL; the protein is MRVTNNMIMSNTMYNLNRNLSNMNKRYTQLSTGKRVNKPSDDPVSASKALKLRADVSEIEQHQRNTKDALSWLDITESAVDNLQDVLHRAKELTVQAATGTMGKDDREKVVSEIKQLKEQIMQIGNTTYAGRYIFSGFQTDKKLFDDPKGDGTYNIDVTGNQNISYQIAVGEQIEVGVFGTELFGKDGSGTKSEVVKDFDDLITRLEAEPRGDVKDSVAKIEAHLDNTLKVRGEIGAKTNRLQLVEKRLEKDAINFTELLSENEDVDMAETIMHLKMEESVYRASLSAGAQVIQPTLLDFIR
- a CDS encoding ComF family protein codes for the protein MNYIKLLYEYIDTLLNFIYPRNIYCISCNSPINRDEEYSICSGCREKLKLIYGKTCSKCGKPLDDLYILDICHDCMTSSHFFNRAISCLEYDELAKKIIYDLKYHKKRYISYHIAEIMYDRLKIEDMDGFDMIIPVPLHGLKERERGFNQTYLIGKYLSRMTEKEVNRKILVRTKNTITQNKLSREERRSNLERAFQVINKENIDKKGILLVDDIFTTGSTVNECSRVLLENGAKTVYVATFATGRNDYL